The Devosia sp. MC521 genome segment GGCTTCACGCGATTTACCAAGCTGATCGATACAGCACCAGATATTGCCGATAAGCCCGATGCCGTAACCGTATCGCATCTGCGTGGCGACATTCGTTTTAACGATGTGAGCTTTGCGTATGAAAGCGGCCGAACGATTTTGGCCAATATCAATCTTGACATCAAAGCGGGCGAAACGCTCGCTATTGTTGGACCGTCGGGCGCTGGGAAAACAACTCTTTGCGCGCTCTTGCCGCGCTTCTACGAGATCAATTCGGGTTCAATCTCCGTGGATGGGATCGATATTCGCGATATGACGCAAACCAGTCTGCGCGAGCAAATCGGCATCGTGCAGCAGGACGTCTTCCTCTTCGGTGGCACCTTGCGCGATAATATCGCTTATGGCCGCCTCGGCGCGACGGATGAGGAGATCATGGAAGCGGCGCGCCGGGCGCGGCTTGAAGCAGTGATCGCCCGTATGCCCAATGGGCTCGATACCATGGTTGGCGAACGCGGCGTAAAACTCTCCGGGGGCCAAAAGCAACGTGTAGCTATTGCTCGTATCTTCTTGAAAAACCCACCGATTTTGGTTCTCGATGAGGCGACGTCGGCACTCGATACGGCTACCGAATTGGCGATCCAACGCTCGCTGGCGGAGCTCGCAGTTGGCCGCACTTCACTGATCATCGCGCATCGCCTTGCCACTATTCAGCACGCGGACCGGATTGTCGTCGTCGACGAAACCGGCATTGTGGAGCAGGGGCCGCACGCAGAACTCTTGAACTTGGGTGGGGCCTATGCGCGGTTGCACCGGGCCCAGTTTGGCGAGTTGAATTAGCATGCTTGGAACAAAGGGCTTCTAATGGCGTCGCTATCGATGACAAGCCAAAAATTGGCGCAAGGGGAAGCGAAACGCCCCGGTGTTGTCGATAGCAATCGCTCGCGTTTTTTGGGGTTAATTGTCTGTTTCTGCGTGCTTATTTTCGCGGTGACACTCAGTCTTGGTATTGGCGCGCGCTATATCCCTGTTGCCACTGTTGTAGATGCCCTCTTCGCCTACAACGATAGCGACGATCACGCCATTATCGCCGGGCTGCGCGCACCGAAGACAATTATGGGCGTGCTGGTGGGGACAGCGCTTGGCCTGTCTGGTGCATTGATCCAAGCGTTGACGCGTAACCCACTGGCCGATCCTGGTATTTTGGGCATCAACGCAGGAGCGGCATTCTTCGTCGTTATCGGCATCGGCTTCTTCGGGGTCAGCGGCATTGGCGGCTATGTCTGGTTCGCACTGGCAGGGGCCATTAGCGCGACAGTGATCGTTTATGTCATCGGCTCGGCTGGTCGGGGCGGGGCAACGCCCTTGCGATTGACCTTATCAGGCGTGGCCTTGGGCGCCGTGCTGGGGGGCGTCACGTCGGGGATATCGCTGCTCGATCCAAGCACCTTTGACCGCATGCGCCAGTGGAGCGCGGGCTCCCTCGTGACGACGGGTTACGAAGCATTATCAACAGTTTGGCCGTTCTTTCTGGTGGGCTTTGGGCTTGCGCTGTTTGTGGCGCGCCCGCTCAATGCTGTGGCATTGGGCAATGATTTGGCGGCCGCTTTAGGCGCGAATTTGTGGCGCACGAGAACCTTGGTGGTTATCGCAACGACGCTTCTTGCCGGCGCTTCAACGGCCGCGGTTGGACCCATCGGCTTTGTGGGATTGATGGTTCCGCATGTGGCACGCTGGTACGTAGGTCCTGACCAGCGTTGGATTTTTTCGTACACGGCGGTATTGGCGCCGATCCTGCTTTTGGTATCCGATATTGTCGGGCGCGTGGTGTTGGCGCCGGGTGAGCTCCAAGTTGGCATAGTGCTGGCATTTATGGGCGCCCCAGTGGTCATTTTCTTGGCCCGAAGGGGCAAGGTGAGCGGATTATGAAAACGCTCGCGAGTGGTCGGCGGACTGTGGTTTTGCGATCGCGGCGCTGGCCGTTCTCTCAGCGCATAGATGTGCAGTCGTGGCTGGTCATTGGCGGGCTTTTCGCCGTTGCTGGGTTCCTCACAATCGTCTCGCTGGCTTCCGGCGATTTTGCGGTGAGCTTTCCCGATGTGATTGGCGCACTCCTCGGTCAGGCAGACGGTCGGACCCATATGGTTGTGGTCGAATGGCGTCTGCCGAGGGTCCTGCTGGCGCTGATCCTCGGCGCGGCATTGGGCATGGCGGGAGCCATCTTTCAGTCGCTGACGCGAAACCCGCTCGGCAGTCCAGACATCATTGGGTTTGACGCGGGAAGCTATACGGGCGCGCTTATCGTCATCACGCTGCTTGGCGGGGGCTATATGGCGGTCGCCGGTGGAGCGCTCGTTGGAGGGCTCGTGACGGCGCTGCTGGTTTATCTCCTCGCGTATCGTCGCGGCGTGCAGGGGTTTAGACTGATCATCGTCGGTATCGGCGTTTCGGCCATGCTGAACTCGCTCAACACCTGGATGCTACTGCGGGCTAAGGTTGAAGTGGCAATGATGGCGTCGGTGTGGGGGGCAGGGAGCCTCAATGGCATGACGCTCGAGCGTCTGAGCTATGCTGGCGTGATCCTGCTTGTTCTCATTCCGGCTGCACTGCTGCT includes the following:
- a CDS encoding iron chelate uptake ABC transporter family permease subunit, yielding MASLSMTSQKLAQGEAKRPGVVDSNRSRFLGLIVCFCVLIFAVTLSLGIGARYIPVATVVDALFAYNDSDDHAIIAGLRAPKTIMGVLVGTALGLSGALIQALTRNPLADPGILGINAGAAFFVVIGIGFFGVSGIGGYVWFALAGAISATVIVYVIGSAGRGGATPLRLTLSGVALGAVLGGVTSGISLLDPSTFDRMRQWSAGSLVTTGYEALSTVWPFFLVGFGLALFVARPLNAVALGNDLAAALGANLWRTRTLVVIATTLLAGASTAAVGPIGFVGLMVPHVARWYVGPDQRWIFSYTAVLAPILLLVSDIVGRVVLAPGELQVGIVLAFMGAPVVIFLARRGKVSGL
- a CDS encoding iron chelate uptake ABC transporter family permease subunit, which codes for MKTLASGRRTVVLRSRRWPFSQRIDVQSWLVIGGLFAVAGFLTIVSLASGDFAVSFPDVIGALLGQADGRTHMVVVEWRLPRVLLALILGAALGMAGAIFQSLTRNPLGSPDIIGFDAGSYTGALIVITLLGGGYMAVAGGALVGGLVTALLVYLLAYRRGVQGFRLIIVGIGVSAMLNSLNTWMLLRAKVEVAMMASVWGAGSLNGMTLERLSYAGVILLVLIPAALLLSRPLAQLELGDDAARGLGVNAEKSRVLLLVVGVGLTAVVTATAGPIGFVALVAPQLARRLTGDAGVALLPAAAMGGVLLLAADFIAQRAFAPTQLPVGIVTVSLGGIYFAWLLIREARR